The Acanthopagrus latus isolate v.2019 chromosome 6, fAcaLat1.1, whole genome shotgun sequence genome includes a region encoding these proteins:
- the dnase1l4.1 gene encoding deoxyribonuclease 1 like 4, tandem duplicate 1 isoform X2, translating to MKIAAFNIQKFGRNKVSDPDVLNILTKIVSRYDIIVILEVVDVSGKSVETFLEALNKSNKKHHYTLKISSRLGRTRYKEQFMFLYRDDLVDLVGTFQYDDEVTECGDVFARDPYILRFRCLTTVLKDLVIIPVHTKPEDSDKELDELFDVFQHVKKKWRTDNVMILGDFNADGLYVSKKEMKTIRIRADKNFHWLIGDDVDTTASNKNDHTYDRIVVYGDDMLQAVVPNSAKPFNFQKAYGLSEEQALKVSDHYPVEVELKSLDMKTQASSSGGWWSWTQTCWS from the exons ATGAAAATAGCAGCTTTTAACATCCAGAAGTTTGGAAGAAACAAAGTGTCGGACCCAGATGTGCTAAATATCCTGACTaag ATCGTGTCTCGATATGACATCATTGTGATCCTGGAGGTGGTGGACGTCAGCGGAAAGTCTGTAGAAACCTTCCTGGAGGCGCTCAACAA ATCCAACAAGAAGCATCACTACACGCTGAAGATCAGCAGCCGTCTGGGCCGAACGCGCTACAAGGAGCAGTTCATGTTCCTGTACAG GGATGATCTGGTCGACTTGGTGGGCACCTTTCAGTATGACGACGAGGTGACTGAGTGCGGAGACGTTTTCGCCAGAGATCCTTACATCCTGCGGTTCAGATGCCTCACTACAG TGCTGAAGGACCTCGTGATAATCCCAGTTCACACCAAGCCGGAGGACTCGGACAAGGAGCTGGATGAGCTCTTCGATGTCTTCCAGCACGtgaagaagaagtggaggacTGAT AACGTGATGATCCTCGGCGACTTCAACGCGGACGGCTTGTACGTCTCCAAGAAGGAGATGAAGACCATCCGTATCCGGGCCGACAAGAACTTCCACTGGCTGATCGGAGACGATGTCGACACCACGGCGAGCAACAAGAACGACCACACATAcgacag GATCGTGGTTTACGGAGACGACATGCTCCAGGCTGTGGTACCAAACTCTGCCAAACCCTTCAACTTCCAGAAGGCGTACGGACTCAGCGAGGAGCAG GCCCTGAAGGTCAGCGACCATTACCctgtggaggtggagctgaagtCCCTGGACATGAAAACACAG GCCAGCAGCAGCGGGGGCTGGTGGTCGTGGACGCAGacctgctggagctga
- the dnase1l4.1 gene encoding deoxyribonuclease 1 like 4, tandem duplicate 1 isoform X1: MKIAAFNIQKFGRNKVSDPDVLNILTKIVSRYDIIVILEVVDVSGKSVETFLEALNKSNKKHHYTLKISSRLGRTRYKEQFMFLYRDDLVDLVGTFQYDDEVTECGDVFARDPYILRFRCLTTVLKDLVIIPVHTKPEDSDKELDELFDVFQHVKKKWRTDNVMILGDFNADGLYVSKKEMKTIRIRADKNFHWLIGDDVDTTASNKNDHTYDRIVVYGDDMLQAVVPNSAKPFNFQKAYGLSEEQALKVSDHYPVEVELKSLDMKTQVDGQQQRGLVVVDADLLELKRGNLLLEREKLSLEIQILRGKLARKTLGDEV, translated from the exons ATGAAAATAGCAGCTTTTAACATCCAGAAGTTTGGAAGAAACAAAGTGTCGGACCCAGATGTGCTAAATATCCTGACTaag ATCGTGTCTCGATATGACATCATTGTGATCCTGGAGGTGGTGGACGTCAGCGGAAAGTCTGTAGAAACCTTCCTGGAGGCGCTCAACAA ATCCAACAAGAAGCATCACTACACGCTGAAGATCAGCAGCCGTCTGGGCCGAACGCGCTACAAGGAGCAGTTCATGTTCCTGTACAG GGATGATCTGGTCGACTTGGTGGGCACCTTTCAGTATGACGACGAGGTGACTGAGTGCGGAGACGTTTTCGCCAGAGATCCTTACATCCTGCGGTTCAGATGCCTCACTACAG TGCTGAAGGACCTCGTGATAATCCCAGTTCACACCAAGCCGGAGGACTCGGACAAGGAGCTGGATGAGCTCTTCGATGTCTTCCAGCACGtgaagaagaagtggaggacTGAT AACGTGATGATCCTCGGCGACTTCAACGCGGACGGCTTGTACGTCTCCAAGAAGGAGATGAAGACCATCCGTATCCGGGCCGACAAGAACTTCCACTGGCTGATCGGAGACGATGTCGACACCACGGCGAGCAACAAGAACGACCACACATAcgacag GATCGTGGTTTACGGAGACGACATGCTCCAGGCTGTGGTACCAAACTCTGCCAAACCCTTCAACTTCCAGAAGGCGTACGGACTCAGCGAGGAGCAG GCCCTGAAGGTCAGCGACCATTACCctgtggaggtggagctgaagtCCCTGGACATGAAAACACAGGTGGATG GCCAGCAGCAGCGGGGGCTGGTGGTCGTGGACGCAGacctgctggagctgaagagaggaaacctgctgctggagagggagaagctCAGCCTGGAGATACAGATCCTCCGAGGGAAACTGGCCAGGAAGACTCTCGGAGACGAAGTTTGA